From Psychrobium sp. MM17-31, the proteins below share one genomic window:
- a CDS encoding DUF1365 domain-containing protein, whose translation MIQRPIIQESGIYTGNVRHRRFSPVARAFSYSFSMFGLNPDAIEQVTKKHFLFGTRWFNPVRFCEKDYIKSEPGNLKQRIASKVAKLGGDWQGNQVMMLVQCRSLGMYFSPVNFFFCFNDDGSCPLMLAEVSNTPWHEKHYYLVDVEQPQLTQKDFHVSPFMPLDMYYKWRVKPPSDKLFVHLENLDKSPQAAKVFDATMALTKQPMSSLAMIKTWFSLPFSAIKIVSLIYWQALKIFIGGVPFIPHPKQ comes from the coding sequence ATGATTCAGCGGCCAATTATTCAAGAAAGCGGTATCTACACAGGCAATGTGCGCCATCGCAGGTTTAGCCCTGTTGCTCGCGCCTTTAGTTATTCTTTCTCGATGTTTGGCCTTAATCCCGATGCAATAGAACAAGTCACCAAAAAGCACTTCTTATTTGGCACCCGTTGGTTTAATCCGGTGCGTTTTTGCGAAAAAGATTACATAAAAAGTGAACCGGGCAATCTCAAGCAACGTATTGCTTCGAAAGTCGCTAAGTTAGGCGGCGACTGGCAAGGCAATCAAGTGATGATGCTGGTGCAATGTCGTAGTTTAGGGATGTATTTTAGTCCGGTGAACTTCTTTTTCTGCTTTAACGACGATGGCAGTTGTCCGTTGATGTTAGCTGAAGTGAGCAATACGCCGTGGCATGAAAAACACTACTATTTGGTGGATGTTGAACAGCCACAGTTAACGCAGAAAGACTTTCACGTATCGCCTTTTATGCCACTGGATATGTATTACAAATGGCGAGTGAAGCCACCGAGTGACAAGTTATTTGTTCATTTGGAGAACTTAGATAAATCGCCACAGGCAGCTAAGGTATTCGATGCCACCATGGCGTTAACTAAGCAGCCTATGAGTAGCTTGGCGATGATAAAAACATGGTTTAGTTTGCCATTTTCCGCTATCAAAATAGTGAGCTTAATTTACTGGCAAGCTTTAAAAATATTTATTGGTGGTGTGCCTTTTATTCCCCACCCTAAGCAATGA
- a CDS encoding FAD-dependent oxidoreductase has protein sequence MKKIAIIGSGIAGLTTAHLLSREHEVSVFEKNDYIGGHTATKDIAHNGRDYVIDTGFIVCNDTTYPNFLKLLDQLGVELQATEMSFSVHNQRTGMEYNGHDLNTLFAQRRNIFRPKFWRLISEILRFNKQCKKLYSEGNIDTTLTLGDFLDSYRFSDFFAQHYILPMGAAIWSTSLKEMRDFELKFFIQFFYNHGLLNVSDRPQWYVIKGGSRSYIPAMTANFSERIFLNSQLKHVSRDSDGIVLVFEDGSEQRFDEVVFACHSDQALSLLHNPTPSETAVLGDIPYSRNEVVLHHDTNLLPKRRLAWASWNYLLAESGTQTQPATVTYNMNILQGIESETTFCVTLNQTQLIDPEKIIEQYVYHHPVFNSKSMAAQRQRSLICGQNNTHFVGAYWYNGFHEDGVKSAVDVAKRFGITL, from the coding sequence ATGAAGAAAATTGCCATCATTGGCAGTGGTATCGCCGGCCTAACAACCGCTCACTTATTAAGTCGTGAGCATGAAGTTAGCGTATTTGAGAAAAACGATTACATCGGCGGTCATACCGCCACCAAAGACATTGCTCACAACGGCCGCGATTATGTTATCGATACTGGGTTTATTGTTTGTAATGATACAACATACCCAAATTTCTTAAAGTTACTCGACCAATTAGGTGTTGAGTTACAAGCGACAGAAATGAGTTTTAGCGTACATAATCAGCGTACTGGCATGGAATATAACGGTCATGATCTCAATACCTTGTTTGCCCAACGTCGCAATATCTTTCGTCCTAAATTCTGGCGCTTGATCAGTGAGATTCTGCGCTTTAATAAACAGTGTAAAAAGCTCTATTCTGAGGGCAATATCGATACCACGTTAACCCTTGGTGATTTTCTAGATTCTTATCGGTTTTCAGATTTTTTTGCGCAGCATTACATTTTGCCAATGGGGGCGGCGATTTGGTCAACATCGCTCAAAGAAATGCGCGATTTTGAGCTTAAATTTTTCATTCAATTTTTCTATAACCACGGCTTATTGAATGTCTCTGACAGGCCACAATGGTATGTCATTAAAGGCGGCTCTCGTAGTTATATTCCTGCGATGACAGCAAATTTTAGTGAGCGCATTTTTCTCAATAGCCAACTAAAACATGTGTCGCGTGATAGTGATGGCATTGTCTTGGTCTTCGAAGACGGCAGTGAGCAGCGATTCGATGAAGTGGTATTTGCTTGTCATTCAGATCAAGCATTGTCATTGCTTCACAACCCAACACCAAGTGAAACTGCAGTATTAGGGGATATTCCTTATAGTCGCAATGAGGTTGTGTTACATCACGACACCAATCTACTGCCTAAGCGCCGCTTAGCATGGGCAAGCTGGAACTATTTACTGGCCGAATCAGGTACGCAAACTCAGCCTGCAACCGTCACCTACAATATGAATATTCTACAGGGGATTGAAAGTGAAACGACCTTTTGTGTCACGCTCAATCAGACTCAATTGATTGATCCTGAAAAGATCATTGAACAGTACGTTTATCACCATCCTGTGTTCAACAGTAAAAGCATGGCGGCGCAGCGTCAGCGTTCGCTGATTTGCGGTCAAAACAACACCCATTTTGTCGGGGCATATTGGTATAACGGCTTCCACGAAGACGGTGTTAAAAGTGCTGTCGATGTTGCCAAACGTTTTGGGATAACACTGTAA
- a CDS encoding SDR family NAD(P)-dependent oxidoreductase, giving the protein MKTILITGASSGIGKSLAQHYSEHGWHVIAGGRNEQALNELVSQYANVTPLVADLCDEQAVINAAAHLPELDVMLLNAGSCEYVDDPIHFDAALFQRVINTNLMTVAYCLNHWLCKVKQGGQLAFTSSSASFLPLPRAQAYGASKAALSYMAKTLSIDLAPHHIDVSLINPGFVETPLTDKNDFPMPGRISSEDAAKAIYHGLSKRRHTINFPSFFTLVLSMLARLPFSWWRAFAVRNLIRKTS; this is encoded by the coding sequence ATGAAAACTATTTTGATCACAGGCGCATCATCCGGCATTGGAAAGTCTCTCGCGCAACATTACAGCGAACATGGCTGGCACGTGATTGCTGGTGGGCGCAATGAACAGGCTCTCAATGAGTTAGTTTCTCAATATGCTAATGTAACACCGCTGGTGGCTGATTTGTGTGATGAACAGGCGGTGATTAATGCAGCGGCTCACTTACCCGAGCTTGATGTTATGCTATTAAACGCTGGCAGTTGTGAATATGTGGACGATCCTATTCATTTTGATGCGGCGTTATTTCAACGAGTGATTAATACTAATCTCATGACAGTAGCGTATTGTCTCAATCATTGGCTATGTAAAGTAAAACAAGGTGGTCAGTTAGCCTTTACTAGCTCGAGTGCGTCTTTTTTGCCACTACCTCGAGCGCAAGCTTATGGCGCGTCTAAAGCAGCACTTAGTTATATGGCTAAAACCTTGAGTATTGATTTAGCGCCTCATCACATCGATGTCAGCTTGATAAACCCTGGGTTTGTTGAAACGCCGCTGACGGATAAAAACGATTTTCCGATGCCGGGGCGTATTAGTAGTGAAGATGCAGCAAAAGCGATTTATCATGGGCTTAGCAAAAGGCGTCACACAATCAATTTCCCATCATTCTTTACCTTGGTTTTATCGATGCTAGCAAGGTTGCCGTTTAGCTGGTGGCGCGCATTCGCCGTTCGCAATTTAATTAGGAAAACATCATGA
- a CDS encoding nuclear transport factor 2 family protein encodes MDNGTPQWLQQFIDTYQNLAVDNVDNILNIYHTEVTFQDPLHRVDGLSNLLAYFQGLYTNLSSCDFVITHHFAAEDEACIYWHMTFVHAKLNGAKPIKVEGHSHLKGKDDKVIYHRDYLDVGAMLYEHIPLLGAGVRFIKKRASQ; translated from the coding sequence GTGGATAATGGAACCCCCCAATGGTTACAGCAATTTATCGATACTTATCAAAACTTAGCAGTTGATAATGTTGATAATATTCTCAACATTTACCACACCGAGGTGACCTTTCAAGATCCACTCCACCGCGTCGACGGGCTATCTAATCTACTTGCATACTTTCAAGGGTTATACACCAATCTCTCAAGCTGTGATTTTGTGATTACTCACCACTTTGCTGCAGAGGATGAGGCCTGTATTTATTGGCACATGACTTTTGTTCATGCAAAGCTCAATGGCGCTAAGCCAATAAAGGTTGAAGGGCACAGTCACCTTAAAGGCAAAGACGATAAGGTTATCTATCATCGTGACTATCTCGATGTTGGCGCCATGCTTTACGAACATATACCGCTGTTGGGGGCTGGTGTACGATTTATTAAAAAGCGAGCTAGCCAATGA
- the phrB gene encoding deoxyribodipyrimidine photo-lyase yields the protein MHLMWFRSDLRAVDNLALCDAMSHGPCKALFLLTDRQWQQHHWSEIKIAFVQQHLEALSQELAVLGIELDVIEAHDFNGQIDVLTRYCQLHGITRVFANSEPEINEINRDNKLIAQGIPLSLYESDVIVPKGQVLTGSGEMYKVFTPFKMAWLRQAKRQSYVPYSAPQAVAERRINHYKAPAISKSLADKLHKWPSAWQIRSQGLIGFFKQQHLQYHAKRDFPAINGTSRLSPYLAIGAISGKEVVNQLLYHVPMVLEDAKSDSFAWLNELVWRDFYRHLIFHFPELCKGNNFQTKYDGLNWRNDPDEFKAWCNGKTGYPIVDAAMRQLVQTGWMHNRLRMIVASFLTKHLLIDWRWGEQFFMQHLIDGDLAANNGGWQWAASTGCDAQPYFRIFNPIAQSEKFDPDGDFIRMYVPELKDIPAKKIHFPHEYLAQSQQQDNYWPAIVDHKTARLRALETYKAC from the coding sequence ATGCATTTAATGTGGTTTCGCAGCGATTTACGCGCTGTGGACAATCTAGCGCTATGCGACGCCATGAGTCATGGTCCTTGCAAAGCGCTTTTTTTATTAACAGACCGCCAATGGCAACAGCATCACTGGAGTGAGATAAAAATCGCTTTTGTGCAGCAGCACCTTGAAGCCTTAAGCCAAGAATTGGCTGTTTTAGGTATCGAATTAGACGTTATTGAAGCGCACGATTTTAATGGTCAAATCGATGTCTTAACGCGTTACTGCCAACTACATGGTATCACGCGTGTGTTTGCCAATAGCGAACCTGAAATCAATGAAATTAATCGCGATAACAAGCTAATAGCGCAAGGCATACCGCTATCGTTATACGAGTCAGACGTGATAGTGCCGAAAGGCCAAGTGCTGACTGGCAGTGGTGAAATGTACAAGGTATTCACGCCCTTTAAAATGGCGTGGCTCAGACAGGCTAAGCGCCAGTCTTATGTTCCTTACAGCGCGCCACAAGCTGTTGCTGAGCGTAGAATAAATCACTATAAGGCACCTGCTATTAGCAAGTCGCTTGCTGACAAGTTGCATAAATGGCCGTCTGCTTGGCAAATTCGCAGTCAGGGATTAATAGGTTTTTTCAAACAACAGCATCTGCAATATCACGCCAAGCGAGACTTTCCTGCTATCAATGGCACCAGCCGATTATCGCCGTATCTAGCTATTGGTGCAATCAGTGGCAAAGAAGTTGTTAATCAGCTGCTCTATCACGTGCCTATGGTGCTAGAAGATGCCAAAAGTGACAGCTTTGCGTGGTTAAACGAATTAGTGTGGCGCGATTTTTATCGTCATTTGATATTTCATTTTCCCGAGCTGTGTAAGGGTAACAACTTTCAAACTAAATACGATGGCCTAAACTGGCGCAATGATCCTGATGAATTTAAGGCGTGGTGCAACGGTAAAACCGGTTATCCCATTGTGGATGCTGCAATGCGCCAACTGGTGCAAACAGGCTGGATGCACAATCGCTTGCGGATGATAGTGGCAAGCTTTCTGACTAAACACTTACTTATCGATTGGCGCTGGGGAGAGCAGTTTTTCATGCAACATCTTATCGATGGCGATTTGGCAGCTAATAATGGCGGCTGGCAGTGGGCGGCTAGCACAGGTTGTGATGCGCAGCCGTACTTTCGTATCTTTAATCCGATTGCTCAAAGTGAGAAGTTTGATCCCGACGGCGATTTTATCCGTATGTATGTGCCAGAGCTTAAAGATATTCCGGCGAAAAAAATTCACTTTCCTCACGAATATTTAGCTCAATCGCAGCAGCAAGATAATTATTGGCCTGCGATTGTCGATCATAAAACCGCGCGGTTAAGAGCGCTAGAAACCTATAAAGCCTGCTAG
- a CDS encoding DUF523 and DUF1722 domain-containing protein gives MSDKPLIGISACVTGEKVRFDTGHKRSDFVMDKLSEHVDYEPICPELAIGMSLPRKPIRQVMVGEEIRVCQADFSGDVTDKLEAFSQKKSGQLDHLSGFIFCQKSPSCGMERVKVYYEHGLGAKHDGRGVFARAVMENNPLIPCEENGRLNDAKLRENFILRVFTYKAWQEMIASGLTKHKLIQFHSKHKYLVMSHNLVSYKDLGRLLGQSELPLEELAHQYISGLMEALSNLATRKSHANTLFHLQGYFKKLLDKTQKQELVEQIEAYRTGLTPLLVPLTLINHYLRQFDDQQYLASQVYLAPYPEDLRLRYGY, from the coding sequence ATGTCTGATAAACCACTCATTGGTATTAGCGCCTGTGTTACAGGTGAAAAAGTACGTTTTGATACTGGGCATAAACGCTCGGATTTCGTGATGGACAAGTTGTCTGAACACGTTGACTACGAGCCCATTTGCCCGGAACTAGCGATAGGTATGAGTTTGCCGCGCAAACCCATCCGTCAGGTGATGGTGGGTGAAGAAATTCGCGTGTGTCAGGCAGACTTTTCTGGTGATGTTACCGACAAACTCGAAGCCTTTAGTCAGAAAAAATCCGGTCAACTTGATCATTTAAGTGGCTTTATCTTTTGTCAGAAAAGCCCCAGTTGTGGCATGGAGCGCGTAAAGGTTTATTACGAACACGGTCTTGGCGCGAAACACGACGGTCGTGGCGTTTTCGCCCGCGCTGTCATGGAAAACAATCCGCTTATTCCTTGTGAAGAAAATGGCCGCTTAAACGATGCTAAACTGCGTGAAAATTTCATTTTACGTGTATTTACCTACAAAGCGTGGCAAGAAATGATCGCCAGTGGCCTGACTAAACACAAGCTGATTCAATTTCACAGCAAGCATAAATATTTAGTGATGAGTCACAACTTGGTGAGTTACAAAGATTTAGGCCGTTTGCTAGGGCAAAGCGAATTGCCATTAGAAGAATTAGCACATCAATATATCAGTGGTTTAATGGAGGCCCTTAGCAATTTAGCGACCCGCAAGTCGCATGCTAATACCCTGTTCCACTTACAAGGCTATTTTAAAAAGCTATTGGATAAAACTCAGAAACAAGAATTGGTGGAGCAAATTGAAGCTTATCGCACAGGCCTAACACCGTTACTAGTGCCATTAACTTTGATTAATCATTATTTACGTCAATTTGATGATCAACAATACTTGGCGTCGCAAGTGTACCTTGCACCTTATCCAGAAGATTTACGCCTAAGATACGGATATTAA
- a CDS encoding ChrR family anti-sigma-E factor: MIKHHPSDALLKAFAQGELTASLSIAVAAHNEMCPHCQQKVDALTATQAQAVFDEDSSNQEVADCTENMDWLSMIDDITKDDTPSLLVPFENKSIELSYDTVQLPRALASVTLKKWSKLGDVSRARVELDEEPIRSSLLDIAPGGTVPLHTHKGFELTLLLDGSFEDDMGTYHAGDFIWLDKSHTHSPRTTDGCLCYAVLDDAMQFKEGFSKLFNPIGSYLY, from the coding sequence ATGATAAAGCATCATCCTAGCGACGCATTATTGAAAGCCTTTGCACAAGGTGAGTTAACTGCGTCATTATCTATTGCAGTGGCTGCACACAATGAAATGTGTCCACATTGCCAACAAAAAGTTGACGCGTTGACAGCAACGCAGGCACAAGCTGTATTCGATGAAGATAGCAGCAATCAAGAAGTGGCAGATTGTACTGAAAACATGGATTGGCTATCGATGATTGACGATATTACCAAAGATGATACGCCATCACTGTTAGTGCCATTTGAAAATAAATCGATTGAGCTGAGTTATGACACGGTTCAACTTCCGCGCGCTTTAGCCAGTGTAACCCTTAAAAAGTGGAGCAAGCTGGGCGATGTGAGTCGTGCTCGCGTTGAACTCGATGAAGAGCCAATTCGCAGTAGCTTACTCGATATTGCTCCCGGCGGCACCGTGCCACTGCATACCCATAAAGGGTTTGAGCTAACACTACTCCTAGACGGTTCATTTGAAGATGATATGGGCACCTATCACGCCGGTGATTTTATTTGGCTCGATAAATCCCATACTCATAGCCCGCGTACCACTGACGGATGTTTGTGTTATGCGGTACTTGACGACGCCATGCAGTTTAAAGAGGGCTTTAGTAAGTTGTTTAATCCAATCGGTAGCTATTTATATTAG
- a CDS encoding sigma-70 family RNA polymerase sigma factor — MIDSSQAVQGIKNHGNTNTMKQEQNTEQLLGWLIAVANERDKKAFSQLFSWFAPKILRYGVSHLNTQSNAQELLQETMSNVWKKAHYFNADKGAVTTWVYTIMRNASFDMLRKVQSNREEMLSDDIWPLVEAQAVEEGEYDDHLMQKEIRRYLSLLPDAQQQVIRGVYFQHLSQEELAKQLGVPVGTVKSRLRLALGKLKQKMGGKL; from the coding sequence ATGATAGATTCATCACAGGCTGTGCAAGGAATTAAAAATCATGGGAATACCAATACGATGAAGCAAGAGCAAAATACCGAGCAGTTGCTGGGTTGGTTAATAGCAGTCGCGAACGAACGAGATAAAAAAGCATTTTCGCAGCTGTTTTCTTGGTTTGCTCCTAAGATTCTTCGTTACGGTGTCTCTCACCTCAACACGCAATCAAATGCGCAAGAACTGCTGCAAGAAACCATGAGTAATGTGTGGAAGAAAGCGCATTATTTTAATGCAGATAAAGGCGCTGTGACCACTTGGGTTTACACCATCATGCGTAATGCCAGTTTCGATATGTTGCGCAAGGTGCAATCGAATCGCGAAGAAATGTTATCTGATGATATTTGGCCACTTGTCGAGGCGCAAGCTGTAGAAGAAGGCGAATATGACGACCACTTGATGCAAAAAGAAATTAGGCGTTATCTATCATTGTTACCTGATGCACAACAACAGGTTATCCGCGGTGTGTATTTTCAGCACCTTTCCCAAGAAGAGTTAGCGAAACAACTTGGCGTTCCGGTTGGAACGGTTAAATCAAGACTGCGCTTGGCGCTTGGCAAACTCAAACAGAAAATGGGAGGCAAATTATGA
- a CDS encoding LON peptidase substrate-binding domain-containing protein → MSIQITSIPVFPLPVCILIGGVTELRIFEPRYIRLVSEASLGQGFVMSHYDIDKPFTSSDYGTVVKIIDFETLDDGMLGIKVQAQSMVSLSNFSQDDDGLHRADATGIEHWSGQEKAQYDATLAGPLENLITNHQELQSYFPAGEYNNLAWVCARYIELLPLSNSKKQQLVFQQDLTQCQAFLKTLVQGEREQGVETENKK, encoded by the coding sequence ATGTCAATACAAATAACATCTATTCCAGTGTTTCCACTTCCAGTCTGTATCTTGATTGGCGGTGTCACTGAGCTGCGAATTTTTGAACCGCGCTATATTCGTTTGGTGAGTGAAGCCAGTTTGGGGCAGGGCTTTGTGATGAGCCATTATGATATTGATAAGCCTTTTACCAGCAGTGACTACGGCACCGTGGTGAAAATTATCGATTTCGAAACACTAGACGATGGCATGCTAGGAATAAAAGTTCAGGCGCAAAGCATGGTTAGTCTGAGTAACTTTTCTCAAGATGATGATGGTTTGCATCGCGCCGATGCAACAGGTATCGAGCATTGGTCAGGACAAGAAAAAGCGCAATACGACGCAACGTTGGCGGGGCCATTGGAAAACTTAATAACCAATCACCAAGAGCTACAAAGCTACTTTCCAGCGGGGGAATATAACAACTTGGCTTGGGTGTGCGCTCGTTATATCGAACTATTGCCATTGTCTAACAGCAAGAAACAACAACTCGTTTTTCAACAAGATCTCACTCAGTGCCAAGCATTTCTAAAAACTCTGGTACAAGGGGAAAGGGAGCAAGGTGTTGAAACAGAAAATAAAAAATAA
- a CDS encoding TIGR01777 family oxidoreductase: MNILITGGTGLIGRSFIHALTPDAQVILLTRSVPKAQSMFKERPVLCVESLDDVDFNNIDAIINLAGESIGDRRWSESQKEKICQSRWQMTSQLNQAINSAEQKPQLLISGSAIGYYGRQGNQIINEDYQQFHDEFTHQVCAKWEELAFENLKHDMRVCVLRTGVVLSREGGALPKMAQPFKLGVGAVIGDGQQVLSWIHIDDMVAIILALLNENYSGVIHATAPGAVTNQQFSNALAKTLHRPCWFKLPNFVMKLMMGEQADLVIYGQRVLPHKLITQGFEFQYPEIGEALADIYS; this comes from the coding sequence ATGAATATTTTGATTACTGGCGGTACAGGCCTTATCGGCCGTTCATTTATCCATGCACTAACTCCAGACGCACAAGTCATACTGCTAACTCGCTCGGTCCCCAAAGCACAATCAATGTTTAAAGAACGTCCGGTGTTGTGCGTTGAAAGTCTCGATGACGTCGATTTCAACAATATTGATGCCATTATCAATTTGGCTGGAGAGTCTATCGGAGATCGCCGTTGGAGTGAGAGTCAGAAGGAGAAGATTTGCCAAAGTCGTTGGCAAATGACGAGCCAATTAAATCAAGCTATCAACAGTGCCGAGCAAAAACCTCAGCTACTCATTTCTGGCAGCGCCATTGGCTATTACGGCCGTCAGGGCAATCAAATCATCAACGAAGATTATCAGCAATTTCACGATGAATTTACCCATCAGGTGTGTGCCAAATGGGAAGAGCTCGCTTTTGAAAATTTAAAACACGACATGCGCGTTTGTGTGTTGCGAACAGGCGTGGTGTTGAGCCGAGAAGGTGGCGCACTACCTAAAATGGCACAGCCCTTTAAATTAGGTGTTGGCGCGGTTATTGGTGATGGTCAGCAAGTATTATCGTGGATCCATATCGACGATATGGTGGCCATAATTTTGGCGCTGTTAAATGAGAACTACTCTGGAGTGATTCACGCCACAGCTCCCGGCGCGGTGACCAATCAGCAGTTTTCTAACGCCTTAGCTAAAACCTTACATCGCCCGTGCTGGTTTAAATTACCTAACTTTGTGATGAAATTAATGATGGGAGAGCAAGCAGACTTAGTAATTTATGGCCAACGAGTATTGCCGCATAAACTAATCACACAAGGTTTTGAATTCCAGTACCCCGAAATAGGCGAGGCACTGGCTGATATTTATAGCTAG
- the hemH gene encoding ferrochelatase, whose product MKYINNTDFTHAKKAKIGVLLTNLGTPDAPTTGALRRYLKEFLSDPRVVEVPRVIWWFVLNLIILTFRPSRSAAAYKTVWTEEGSPLLIHTKRKTEKVRAALTEKYGEDVVVEFAMRYGNPSVDSMIDSMLKQGVTKLVVLPLYPQYSATTTASTFDAVSKALTKRRAIPELRFIKNYHDFTPYIDALADKIQQHWDKHGRADKLVLSYHGIPKRYLTNGDMYHCECYKTSRLVAEKLGLNQEEYMTTFQSRFGREEWLKPYTDHTLQELPSQGVKSLQVVCPGFSADCLETIEEIGEENRDYFLEAGGERFEYIEALNSDQSHIDALTALLDNHLGGWQLDNDVENRVTRAKQFGAES is encoded by the coding sequence ATGAAATACATTAATAACACGGATTTTACTCACGCTAAAAAAGCAAAAATTGGCGTACTGTTGACTAATTTAGGGACGCCAGATGCGCCAACTACTGGTGCGCTTCGCCGTTATTTAAAAGAGTTCTTGTCAGATCCTCGCGTGGTGGAAGTGCCCCGTGTTATTTGGTGGTTTGTGCTTAATCTGATTATTTTGACCTTTAGACCAAGCCGTTCAGCCGCGGCTTATAAGACGGTGTGGACAGAAGAGGGCTCCCCGTTACTCATTCACACCAAGCGAAAGACTGAGAAAGTTCGCGCAGCGCTTACTGAAAAGTACGGTGAAGATGTGGTGGTTGAATTTGCGATGCGCTATGGCAATCCATCGGTTGATTCGATGATCGACAGCATGCTTAAACAAGGTGTGACGAAGCTCGTTGTTCTGCCGCTATATCCGCAATACAGCGCGACAACAACCGCCTCGACATTCGATGCTGTGTCAAAAGCATTAACCAAAAGACGCGCCATTCCCGAGCTGCGCTTTATTAAGAATTATCACGATTTTACGCCGTATATCGATGCGTTGGCTGACAAGATTCAACAACATTGGGACAAGCACGGCCGCGCCGATAAGCTGGTGTTGTCTTACCACGGCATTCCAAAACGCTACCTCACTAATGGCGACATGTATCATTGTGAGTGTTATAAAACCTCGCGTTTGGTGGCGGAAAAGCTCGGTCTAAATCAGGAAGAGTACATGACCACCTTCCAATCGCGTTTTGGACGCGAAGAGTGGCTCAAGCCATATACCGATCACACGCTACAGGAGTTGCCAAGTCAGGGTGTTAAGTCACTGCAAGTGGTCTGTCCGGGCTTTAGCGCCGATTGCTTAGAAACTATTGAAGAGATTGGCGAAGAAAATCGTGACTACTTCTTAGAAGCGGGTGGTGAGCGTTTTGAATATATCGAAGCGTTAAACAGTGACCAGTCGCATATCGATGCACTAACAGCGTTACTGGACAATCATTTAGGCGGTTGGCAACTTGATAATGATGTTGAAAACCGCGTAACTCGCGCCAAGCAATTTGGCGCAGAGAGCTAG
- the lptG gene encoding LPS export ABC transporter permease LptG, with amino-acid sequence MNILDRYIAKNIATTMAFCLLILVGLSSMLKFVEQLKSVGQGSYSMFDAAIYVLYMVPRDIEIFFPMAALLGALIGLGMMASNSELVVIQAAGISKLQVIISVMKTAIPLMILVMMLGEWGAPWAEREAVNKRTQEISGGSLIKSERGLWAKDGPNFVHVSKVIETGLLNKVSIYQFDDNKTLQKITKAAVATFEKDHWVLQDVHQTEYNAVSTSVTNTEMLPWTSSLTPDKLGVVTVKPESLSIQGLTDYLDYLEANKQETSVYDLALWRKIMQPLTVAVMMLLALSFVFGPLRSVSMGARLVMGVITGFAFHLSNAAFGPISLVYQVPAVFGAVLPSILFLTIAVYFLNKRT; translated from the coding sequence ATGAATATCTTAGATAGATATATTGCGAAAAACATCGCAACGACCATGGCTTTCTGTTTGCTGATCCTAGTCGGACTTAGCTCGATGCTAAAATTTGTCGAGCAGTTAAAATCGGTGGGGCAAGGCAGTTATTCGATGTTTGATGCGGCAATTTACGTGTTGTATATGGTGCCACGAGATATCGAAATCTTCTTTCCGATGGCGGCATTGCTTGGGGCACTAATTGGCCTTGGCATGATGGCAAGCAACAGTGAACTTGTGGTCATACAAGCGGCAGGCATCTCTAAATTACAAGTTATTATTTCGGTGATGAAAACTGCTATTCCACTGATGATTCTAGTGATGATGCTGGGAGAATGGGGCGCACCTTGGGCAGAGCGGGAAGCGGTTAACAAACGGACCCAAGAAATTTCCGGCGGTAGTCTAATAAAGAGTGAGCGCGGATTATGGGCTAAAGATGGTCCAAACTTTGTCCACGTAAGCAAGGTTATTGAAACTGGACTATTAAACAAGGTTTCAATTTATCAGTTTGACGACAATAAAACGCTGCAAAAAATCACCAAAGCCGCTGTTGCTACTTTTGAGAAAGATCACTGGGTGCTGCAAGATGTGCATCAAACCGAGTACAACGCTGTGTCGACCTCGGTAACTAATACCGAAATGTTGCCTTGGACGTCGAGTTTAACGCCAGACAAGTTAGGCGTTGTTACAGTAAAACCAGAGTCCTTATCTATTCAAGGATTAACAGATTATCTTGATTACCTTGAAGCCAATAAACAAGAAACTTCAGTTTATGACTTGGCGCTATGGCGCAAGATTATGCAGCCTCTAACCGTTGCGGTAATGATGCTGTTGGCATTGTCGTTTGTTTTTGGCCCGCTGCGCAGTGTAAGTATGGGGGCGCGTTTGGTGATGGGGGTTATCACTGGTTTTGCTTTCCATCTGAGTAATGCCGCCTTTGGCCCTATTAGTTTGGTGTACCAAGTGCCTGCGGTTTTTGGTGCTGTGTTGCCAAGTATTCTGTTTTTAACCATCGCGGTTTATTTCTTAAATAAGCGCACTTAA